In Lineus longissimus chromosome 7, tnLinLong1.2, whole genome shotgun sequence, a genomic segment contains:
- the LOC135491454 gene encoding uncharacterized protein LOC135491454: MSKMNKVQELKTLSIIGGGIGGCTTALEMAKTGKYKITIYEKQSELMRESSDATPGRMGLGFHYADKETAVYYLHATLEFTKKFGHFRQECDRVSSHPMRRGRYFIMKDSLVPKDDILKTYDAVKDEYASIIRRDASFQLFGPPDDFYRILQPHEYADDVQIEKVDIGIETAEELLGWASFRIFILNEIEKYSNFISIRTNTEVLAIQSVGRCSYLLQSKWGRETATTSHTDIIVNASWYNISKFNEMLGVPDVRRCNRVKAIATVQLPDDLFDAPCMFFCMGSFCMFSNKGNGIGMLTYSPETNLALSSSSDFEQEMWDTFFNVSDAEKTRKGEKIIAGVTKFIPKMKDAKLLKTGYGVIQTLMDEDTMDFGFQIGNLDFIHDPKTGGIYKRNYSGVSLGRAGYVVNSCMKLLYCFQNAELVRSFVEENIIEWKL; this comes from the coding sequence ATGAGTAAGATGAATAAGGTCCAAGAATTGAAAACTCTGTCAATCATAGGAGGTGGGATCGGAGGGTGCACCACAGCTCTTGAAATGGCCAAGACCGGGAAGTATAAAATCACGATTTACGAGAAACAGTCGGAGCTAATGAGAGAAAGTAGTGACGCCACCCCGGGAAGGATGGGCCTCGGTTTCCATTACGCTGACAAAGAAACGGCTGTCTACTACCTACATGCAACACTGGAGTTTACAAAAAAATTCGGACACTTTCGTCAAGAATGTGATAGGGTCTCGTCTCACCCAATGCGTCGAGGGAGATATTTCATAATGAAGGACTCTTTGGTACCGAAGGATGACATACTCAAAACGTACGATGCTGTTAAAGACGAATACGCAAGCATTATACGCAGAGATGCCAGTTTCCAGCTGTTTGGACCGCCTGACGACTTCTATCGGATTCTTCAACCCCATGAATACGCTGATGACGTTCAAATCGAAAAAGTTGACATCGGAATTGAAACCGCAGAGGAACTCTTGGGCTGGGCATCATTCCGAATTTTCATactaaatgaaattgaaaagtatAGCAACTTCATTTCGATCAGAACAAATACGGAGGTATTGGCGATTCAGAGCGTTGGACGTTGTAGCTATTTGTTGCAATCGAAATGGGGAAGGGAAACCGCTACTACCTCTCACACTGACATCATCGTTAATGCATCATggtacaatatttcaaaattcaacgAAATGCTCGGTGTTCCTGACGTCAGGCGATGTAACAGGGTCAAGGCCATTGCGACAGTGCAACTTCCCGACGATCTTTTTGACGCACCGTGTATGTTCTTCTGTATGGGATCCTTCTGTATGTTTTCGAATAAAGGAAACGGTATTGGCATGTTGACGTATTCACCTGAGACAAACTTAGCTCTGAGCAGCTCGTCCGACTTTGAGCAGGAAATGTGGGACACGTTTTTCAACGTCTCGGATGCCGAGAAAACAAGGAAAGGTGAAAAGATCATTGCTGGAGTCACAAAATTCATCCCGAAAATGAAGGATGCGAAATTGTTGAAGACGGGCTACGGCGTTATTCAGACGCTAATGGACGAGGACACAATGGACTTTGGGTTCCAAATTGGAAATTTGGATTTCATTCACGATCCGAAGACAGGCGGAATATACAAAAGGAACTATAGTGGTGTAAGTCTTGGGCGGGCAGGATATGTCGTCAATTCATGCATGAAACTTCTATACTGCTTCCAAAATGCAGAACTCGTCAGATCTTTTGTTGAAGAGAATATCATTGAATGGAAGCTATGA
- the LOC135491196 gene encoding sodium-dependent phosphate transport protein 2B-like encodes MDAGNSALAEEQKDKEAGIENVAIEISDDDTDPNSGSATNAPPNYEDVANENVMVGVVKKPEPEPEPEIDPWSTDFMMKQNQTPWKELDTCGKWKRVVWHYTMLPLILIGALYLFICSLDFLSSAFKLLGGRAAGIAFRDNQLLQNPVAGLMVGILATVLVQSSSTSTSIVITMVAAEIMYPRTAIPIVMGANIGTSVTNTIVSMGQIADKNEFRRAFGGATVHDMFNWLSVLVLLPLEVASGYLYRLSGATVAAMDLEDYTLGKRDLLKTITSPFTKLVVSVSSGGIKNIAAGKDEAIEKSFIKIWCKYKEIWKMQNKTFTNVTENGGVNVTSNYTLAVNTTIKVGAQKCRFMFMNVAGVWKDEWIGALLLVIALVILCSCLIIIVKILNALLRGSIAKALKRFINADFPGKAGFLAGYLAILIGAGLTILVQSSSIFTSAMTPLVGVGVLSLERMYPLTLGANIGTTATGVLAALTASTTINDALQVALSHLFFNISGILIWYPIPFLRNVPINLAKFLGNETAKYRWFALLYLVIMFFALPGAVFGLSLAGWKVALGVLLPIVVAIIIILIIKLIQKKRPSALPLKMRDWKCLPEALRSLRPLDRILRKICPCCVLNRCQKPKLTEEGISVPPVRLGNQNDAFVHTDTQSTTL; translated from the exons atggaCGCAGGAAATTCGGCTTTGGCCGAAGAACAGAAA GACAAAGAGGCGGGGATAGAAAATGTTGCCATCGAAATCTCAGACGATGACACTGATCCGAATTCCGGCTCTGCAACAAATGCGCCTCCAAATTATGAAGATGTCGCGAATGAGAATGTTATGGTCGGTGTGGTCAAGAAACCGGAACCGGAACCGGAACCGGAAATCGACCCCTGGTCAACTGATTTCATGATGAAGCAGAATCAGACGCCTTGGAAAG AACTAGACACGTGTGGAAAGTGGAAACGTGTCGTATGGCACTACACCATGTTACCTCTCATATTGATTGGAGCCCTGTATCTATTTATTTGTTCTCTTGACTTTCTCAGCTCGGCCTTCAAACTGCTTGGAG gaagGGCTGCCGGTATTGCCTTCCGCGATAATCAACTCCTACAGAATCCGGTTGCTGGTTTGATGGTTGGTATCCTAGCTACTGTGCTGGTTCAGAGTTCTTCCACATCGACAAGTATCGTCATCACAATGGTCGCGGCGGAGA tCATGTACCCCAGAACAGCCATTCCCATCGTGATGGGAGCAAACATTGGTACCTCTGTCACCAACACAATTGTCTCGATGGGCCAGATCGCGGACAAAAACGAATTCCGCCGTGCGTTTGGTGGCGCCACTGTCCATGACATGTTCAACTGGTTGTCCGTGTTGGTCCTTCTCCCGCTGGAAGTTGCATCAG GGTACCTGTATCGCCTGTCCGGGGCCACCGTCGCCGCAATGGATCTGGAGGACTACACACTGGGTAAACGAGACCTTCTCAAGACCATCACGAGCCCTTTCACAAAGCTCGTCGTGTCT GTAAGCTCAGGCGGCATCAAAAATATTGCAGCGGGAAAGGACGAAGCGATTGAGAAGAGTTTCATCAAGATCTGGTGTAAATATAAAGAGATCTGGAAGATGCAGAACAAAACCTTCACCAATGTGACCGAGAATGGCGGCGTTAATGTGACATCCAATTACACGCTGGCGGTGAACACAACGATAAAGGTCGGGGCTCAAAAAT GTCGGTTCATGTTCATGAATGTCGCTGGAGTATGGAAGGACGAATGGATTGGTGCTCTATTATTGGTCATCGCCCTGGTCATTCTGTGTTCCtgcctcatcatcatcgtcaagatACTCAACGCCCTTCTCCGCGGAAGCATCGCCAAAGCTTTGAAGCGGTTCATCAACGCGGACTTCCCTGGAAAGGCTGGCTTCCTCGCGGGATATCTGGCCATTCTGATCGGGGCCGGCCTTACCATTCTGGTCCAGAGCAGCAGTATATTTACCTCCGCGATGACTCCACTCGTGGGAGTCGGTGTCCTCTCCTTGGAAAGAATGTACCCTTTGACCCTCGGCGCCAACATCGGGACCACAGCTACAGGCGTCCTAGCCGCCTTGACAGCATCCACGACCATTAATGATGCACTACAAGTGGCATTGTCTCACCTCTTCTTCAATATCAGTGGCATACTGATTTGGTATCCTATTCCATTCTTGCGGAATGTCCCGATCAATCTTGCAAAGTTCTTGGGGAATGAAACAGCCAAATACCGCTGGTTTGCACTGCTTTATCTTGTTATAATGTTCTTTGCCCTCCCGGGTGCAGTGTTCGGACTTTCGTTAGCGGGTTGGAAGGTTGCCTTGGGAGTGTTGTTACCCATTGTggtcgccatcatcatcatcctcatcatcaagcTGATACAGAAGAAGAGGCCGTCAGCGCTCCCACTCAAAATGCGCGATTGGAAATGTCTCCCTGAGGCCCTCAGGTCTCTCCGTCCACTTGATCGCATCCTTCGGAAGATATGTCCATGCTGTGTATTAAATAGATGTCAGAAACCCAAGCTAACAGAAGAAGGGATAAGTGTCCCTCCTGTTCGTCTGGGAAATCAAAACGACGCTTTTGTGCATACGGACACTCAGAGCACAACATTATAA